CAGCCCAGCCTCATGAACCTGATGTAACAGCTTTGATCAGATTGTGTGATGTTTATAAAATTCCCCTTGCAACCAATATGGCAACAGGAGAAGTTCTTATTAAAGGTCTTGAACGGGGGGATTTTAAGTGGCGTTCGATTGTCCACGGGAAGGAGGGAAAGGCTGGTGAATAACAAACTGGACATTCTTGCCATCGGGGCCCACCCCGACGACGTGGAAATTGGAATGGGGGGAACCCTTGCCCTTCATGCAGCGAAAGGATATAAAACCGGAATCGTGAATCTGACGAAAGCAGACCTTTCTTCAAACGGCACGGTAGAAAAAAGGCAGGAAGAATCAGATGAAGCAGCCAGACGACTGTCTGTTACAAAAGTTGTTCAGCTTGATTTTCCTGACAGAGGCCTGATGAACTGCCGCAGGGAAGTAATTGAAAAACTGTCAGAGCTAATAAGAGAATACCGGCCGAAGCTTGTCTTTGCCCCGAACATTACAGACAGACATCCCGATCATACCCACACCGGTGAACTTGTAAAGGAAGCCGTGTTTAACGCCGGCATATACAAATACAACCAGCACCTTGGAGAAGCTCATAAAGCAGAATCTCTTTATTTTTACCAGATAAACGGCTTTATGGAACCGGATGTTGTAGTCGATGTCTCCGATTACATAGAAGATAAAATACAGGCGCTTAAAGCCTTTGGAAGCCAGTTTAATACCACAGATAAAACAGTGGCAACCCCCCTGACAGATCATTACCTGGAGAGAGTGAGGGCGAGAGAACAGGTAATGGGTCAGCTGACCGGCGTAAGGTACGGTGAAGGCTTTAAAACGAGCGGTCCCCTGGGGATGACAGATTTAGTGAGAGAGGAACAATCATGACGAAACGAAAAATAGGAATCACCTGCTACCCGACGGTAGGCGGTTCGGGAGTGGTAGCTACGGAACTTGGTAAAAGTCTCGCCGAACGAGGGCATGAGGTTCATTTCATCACATCAAGTCTCCCTTTCCGGCTTGAGAATGTTAATGCTAATATCTATTTTCATGAAGTTGAAGTGAACCAGTATTCTGTTTTCAGGTATCCCCCCTATGATCTGGCCCTGGCAAGTAAAATGGCAGAGGTGGCGAAACGTGAAAAACTTGATATTCTTCATGTTCACTATGCCGTCCCCCATGCCATCAGCGCCCATCTGGCAAAAGAAATGACAGGCAATCACTTAAAAGTTGTGACTACCCTTCACGGAACAGATATCACTGTACTCGGCTACGACCCGTCCCTTACAGATATGATCCGCTTTGGAATTGAACGGTCGGACACGGTAACAGCTGTTTCGAATGATCTTGCACGGCAGACACATGAACTGCTGGGAACCAAAAAACAAATCGAAACGGTTTATAACTTTATCGACCAGAGAGTCTATTATCCGAAAGACAGCAGGGCTCTCAGGGAGGAGTACGGTATCTCTCCTGAAGAAAAAATCCTGGTGCATGTTTCAAACTTCAGAAAAGTCAAGCGTGTACCTGATGTAGTGAAAAGTTTCAGGCTTATCAGAGATAAGCTGAAGGCCAAGCTTATTTTAATCGGTGACGGCCCTGAACACCGAGTGGTGAACGAACTGGTCCGGGAACTGGGGCTTGAGAAAGAAGTCTTGTTCCTCGGTAATCAAAAGCGGATCGCGGACCTTCTTTCCATGAGCGACCTTAAATTA
This DNA window, taken from Alteribacter keqinensis, encodes the following:
- the bshA gene encoding N-acetyl-alpha-D-glucosaminyl L-malate synthase BshA; the encoded protein is MTKRKIGITCYPTVGGSGVVATELGKSLAERGHEVHFITSSLPFRLENVNANIYFHEVEVNQYSVFRYPPYDLALASKMAEVAKREKLDILHVHYAVPHAISAHLAKEMTGNHLKVVTTLHGTDITVLGYDPSLTDMIRFGIERSDTVTAVSNDLARQTHELLGTKKQIETVYNFIDQRVYYPKDSRALREEYGISPEEKILVHVSNFRKVKRVPDVVKSFRLIRDKLKAKLILIGDGPEHRVVNELVRELGLEKEVLFLGNQKRIADLLSMSDLKLLLSEKESFGLVLLEAMACGLPVIGTNIGGIPEVINDKESGFICDLGDTEQIARKAVEILSDDNLHASMSKEAKRRAEEIFHQDLIVAQYEEIYERTIKGE
- the bshB1 gene encoding bacillithiol biosynthesis deacetylase BshB1: MNNKLDILAIGAHPDDVEIGMGGTLALHAAKGYKTGIVNLTKADLSSNGTVEKRQEESDEAARRLSVTKVVQLDFPDRGLMNCRREVIEKLSELIREYRPKLVFAPNITDRHPDHTHTGELVKEAVFNAGIYKYNQHLGEAHKAESLYFYQINGFMEPDVVVDVSDYIEDKIQALKAFGSQFNTTDKTVATPLTDHYLERVRAREQVMGQLTGVRYGEGFKTSGPLGMTDLVREEQS